The Nicotiana tomentosiformis chromosome 9, ASM39032v3, whole genome shotgun sequence genome contains the following window.
ACGATGGCGGAGATAGCGATGCAGGTGCTAGGAAATGGAACTTGAATAGTCCCTTAAGTTTGAGAGTTACTCTATCTTTGTCCTACTTCTATTACACTGGACAAAATTTGTCATTTAAGTTTACTAAAATCAAGCACTTTTGGTCCATTTATTACATCACCAATCAGAactcttaggggtcgtttggtaggatataattaggaaaaataatatttgtatTAACTTtgatattattattaatttattatttgataatataTTTTAACGTATATATAACTAatacttttatttattatataccttATTCATTATTATTCTTATACATAGCGAACCATGACATTCACATcaccataatttttaatatatagaTAAGTATGCATAAAGACGGAACTACCTTTTCAAATATTTAATACACCAAACCAAACCGTCGACAAAAAATAATtcagcattactaatacaccataTTCAATACTGTTTTTATACAGCCTACCAAACGACCTCTTAAAAATTAGATCTAATACATTGATAGAGCTTCAAACTTAGACACTATTTTTCATTTTAGCACCTTGTCTTCATAGACCACCTATTGAATATTTCATATTGTTTAAACTTAAAGGACAAAAACCATATTtgaatttaacttatatatactaTTCATTAATCTATCAGCTCGTAAAAATCCTTAATGTTATCTTCTATCTCAACATATTCCTAAGTAATTAAAAAGGTTCAAATATTCACCTCATATATAGTGAAAGCTATGTTAGTGTATATTTGgattttaataataaaatatttttagttatTTAGGGGCATATTTCAGGCTCAAATTTTTGTTTTATTAAAGTTTCTCGGTCACTAAATTAAAGTAATGTGTGCAAAAGGGGAAAAAATGGGCAACGTATGCATTATTCACCGATAATTATTATATTGGCtagttaaatatatttaaaaaaaatacatttagatataaaatAATCGTCTAGTCTCATCTCcttctcctttcttttctttgaaTATATTTTTATCTCTAAAATTCCTATTCCTTCGTCAAAAAGGCAGTTCTCAGATCAAAaatcaattattcaactttatttcCTCACCGATTAAATTATTGATCTTCGACTCTAATTCTGATAATCACGATCTGgatttttaatccattttttggATCAGATCTATAAAGTATGGGAGGTTTCATATCGAGATTCTGGTTCATGATGTTTCCAGCAAAAGAGTACAAGATCGTTGTAGTTGGGTTGGATAACGCCGGTAAAACGACGACGCTTTACAAGTTGCATTTAGGAGAGGTGGTTACTACAAATCCTACTGTTGGTAGTAATGTTGAAGAGCTTGTTTATAAGAACATACGATTTGAGGTACAAATTCTATATCTGAAACTCttaatttatttgattttttcttAGTTGTAGTTGGATTGGCTGAACCATTTTATCCTAATTTATGTGACATATTTTCCTTTAGTCTGTCCAAAAAAGAGATACCTTTCTATAGGTAGAAACAATATAATTTTAAACTTCTCATATTACCCTTAATGAGAtagatttatagccacacaaatgtaCATGGCAAAACTCCTACTTTTATCTTGAGTTATAATTGGATTAGTTAAGTTTTAGCATCAAGATTATGCGTGCagttatagtatgaaattgttctAATCTCTTTGTTTGAGTATGTCCTAAAAAATTAGAAATAATTTGACTTTAAACTTCTCATTATAGTCTGAATGATATAATTTATGGCCATACTAATGTTTATGATGTGTTTTggacggatccaggatttaaattctATTCAGCTTTTAAAgtttttagtattgaacctattatatttttaaagttatgggttcatatctactatttttgtaattttaataaatttttaatccACGTCAAAAGTTGTGGGTTTAATTGAACCCGTCCGTAATACGCTAGGCCCGCCCTGGTTTTAGACGGCAAGTTTCAaaattttgtctttttttttcaaacaacGTTCCCAACCAAAACTATCACATAAAATGGGATAGGGAGAGTATTTATGGAGAGCCATTAGTTTTGTATAAGGGTGGTGTCAAGACCAGCTTGCACAAGCTTTGGTTATTGCATTGGATATCTGTGTAATATTGGGAAGATGGAAAGAAATTTCCTAGCTTTTTCAGGTTCTCAAGTTCAAATCTCAGTGGAGGACAAAAAAATAATAGGTGATTTTCTTTCTATTTACCTAAGCTTGATAAGCGGAATTATCTAGTACTTGTGCTAGTGGGAGTGCtagtgggaggtagcaggtaccctGTAGAATAGTCAAGTTGTGCACAAGCtggccggacaccactgtcataAAAAAGATTCCTGATCTTTTTAACATTTGTTAGGATTAGAGCCCTGGTTTCCCATAGGCTTCAATCCAACTATATTGGACCATGAGATCACACCCTTTAATGCTTGAAAAAGAATGAAATTGTTTAACAGATATAGTGCAGAAATGAATTGGTTAAATACATAGGAATAGTAATTGCAATTTGCGGAGATTTATTGGTATTGCCATTTAGTTTTACTTGTTTAGCTAGCAATGCATTCTCAGAAATAAATTAATTGACATTTGCTAACATGCTAAGGAGAAGGTTGTGGTTGCTAAGGGGGAGAGCTCATTTGCTCATGATCGTGATTAGCACTCATTGTTTAAAGAAGATATTTATCTTTATAACTGTTATTCTCCGGAATGGTGGTTAATGACAAGTTATTATTAGAAAAAATTTCCCGCAAAGAATTTGTGAGTATGTGAACGCGATCTCTATTGAATATAACCCTGAAACTAACCACATATTTCCTTTATAGAATGAGCCAGCAGCATGTTATGTGTCTTccaattttgaattatttaagaAATTATCTTTTATGGTATTCTAAGGTGTCTGTGTTAAGCTTGACgattaaatttttcttttttgttttgatattgttCTGATATTTCAAATTATACTTTGAGTGAGCATAGATTCTGAACAAGTCGGTATACATAGAAAAACAATTGAAGTTTGAGTTTTTGAGGAAGCTATCCTTTATTTGTTTATTGTGTAGATGAACATATGCTATTGGTACATGATGTTtatcctttatttgtttaaagtgTCTGATATGCTGGAAGTAATTTTCCATGGAAAATGTTTTCTAGTTTTGGTTGGTGAGTAGGAAATAATTTTTggcaaaaatatatatatcattAACACAAAGGCAATGCTAATAATAATATTAGCAAATGAGAGAGTGTTttgatgaaaaatattttgagaaattttGCGTATGAAATATTAATAATAGTAGATACGTGCTACTTGGAGCAATTAATATGAAGTTAAAATTTAAGATAATGAATAGTTCTAAGTGTTGGAAATTTTTCCCCCCTCGTGATGGTGtaaataccaaaaaatgactTCCTCCTGAAAATGATTTTGGTCATGCCAAACGCACCATAAATACTCCTCTATTTCTCTTCATCTGTAACTTCTCATGCTCTCCATCTACCTCCTCCTCCTCATTTTTTATTCTAGCAGGCATATTTGTGGCATCACCCGTTCACTTGCAAACATGTTCCACACAATATATTATAACCTGTACGTAATCGTGTAATGGCGCAACAGTTAACATCCAAAATGGACCGGTGTCAATCTGCATAGAGTAGAATATTGTGACGTCAGTTATATCAGTGATTGGATGAGTTTAAGGAACTGTCTGTATGAAAACTCTTAGATTGGGTAATTGAATTTTCTGTGATAAGTGATCCTTCTAGTCCCATGTCTTGCTATTCAATCATTTTGCTGTCCGGTACAGTATATGAAATAAACAGATGGACGTCTAAGGTGCAATTTTATATTCATGATGAAGACTTGCGTAATCATCTTAGTTGTTCTTTTTCCTCACAATGGTGTTCTCCTTAAACAAATGGACACCTCTACAGTGTGGTTTTACACGATAAGATTCTCAATTGCAGTGGGTTATTGTGGTACCAATTATAGCTCCCATTTTTTCCAGCTATGTGCAGAGTGTTTTAATTATAGTTCTCTTTGTAAGACTAGGTACGGTTAGCTTTTGGACATGACGTACTGGAATTTATAACTCCATGAAATAGTTCTGCTGACTCTTAAAAAATGTGAAAAACTGTCTACAGCCCAAAACCTACTAACTTTTTTCATGACCAATTACTTCTTGTGCCTAATTGAGTATCTTATGCTGACTTGACAAGTTTAATTAAAGGAGAAGTAGTGAAGATATTCTTAGTTACATGTGTATGTATCAACCTTATCAGCTATTAACTTGAGCATCTCTGGCAACCTTTGAAGGCCACTAAATAGGTTTCACATTGGGCCAGTACCATtgaattttaataaaatatactGTGTTGCACCCCCACCATTGAATAAAATTGTTATATTGCTCAGATCTAGCGATGCTAGAGCCAAGAATATACTTCTGTTGAACCTCTTAATAACCAGAATAACAGAGAATATTTGTTTACTTGAAGCACAAAGTATCTGATTGATTTCAGGATGCATGACATGCTTTTGCTTCTAGCTGACACTTGAGGTAGGTTTATATCTAGTGCACATGGGTTTGTTACATTGAGTTTTTTGAAGTCTTGCTCTAGTTATTGTGCGCTATAAGGAGTATTTTCCTTTTGTTGTGGACTTGGCTAGGAACTCTTATGATCGACGGTATCTTGGCCATCAGTGGACCAATGATGAGAGAGAATTGTTCTGGGGTGAGTTTTTTAAGCAAACACTTTCTTCCTCTTGAAGCCAGGGAATTCTTTTAGTAACAAATTGAAGCATCTAGCTAACATTGTGAAAACACACTCGTTAGAAAAgaaagtttttcaagaaaaactagGGGAGGAGGGAGCATGGGAAATTGAGGGGGACGGGAACATCCTATGGAAAGAAACGTTAGGTTACATCAGTGTTATTAAAAGCGAGCGCTTCTGCGCTTTAAGCGAGAAGGGCGAGGTGCAACCCTTGCGCTTTTCTGCCCTAAAGCGAGGCATGGGTTAAAAACCACACACTTCAGGCCCAGAAGCGAGAAGGGAGAAGCGAGGCGAGCGAGAAACGCTCGCTTAAGCAAGGTCGACGGCTGCCTAgggttttattttaaaaaatttcaaatacACTCTTACGCGACTTCTCTTCCTAAACATCTGCTTCGAGTGGACTGCTGCTAGCCTTGCAACATCTCTTCCTCTTCTCTTGACTGTTGCGACTTCTTTCAAGGCAAGTTTCtcttctctttcttctctttcttctcttctcttcctctTCTTTTCTCTGCTTACCTGCTTCCTCTTGACTCCTGTtctcttttctcttcttctctttttttcttcttattttctaaGTTTTTCAGTTCTTCAGACTTCCAACAATTATTTTCTTCTGCTCTTCTTTTTTCTCTGTTCTGCTCTGTTTTCTTTTAAACTCTGTTGACTGTTCTGCAATTTTTTCTCTGTTTTCcctgggttttttttttttgtgtgattGTAGTAAATTCTGTCTTTTTATTCAATGGCACCAAGCCAAAACACTGGGTATTAAATATTTCAATGTCTTTTTGGTCATTATCTATgcctttttaatattttttatttatgtattaaattgcgCTTCACATAAAAAAAGGGCGCGCTTCGCTTCACGCTTCTTGCTTCGGTGAAGCGAGGCCTCGTCGTTTTTTTCCGCTTCTCGCTCTCCAAAACACTTGGTTACATTAAAAGAGTAGAAAGTGAAGTGTTAGGTATGTTGTAAAGGTGTAGGACTTCGTCCTCAAGAATCTTGGCGGTGGAATGAAAAAGTTTATGATACATCCGAGCTCTTCTCCTtgattgttttttcttttccctGTCAACTAGCACAAGAATGCTTGAAACCATCATTGGCATTATCTGCTTATTTCTTCTCTGATAAGTGATATGTGCTCATAGTAAAATTTACTAGTATCCTTCTACTTTTTCCTTGTGTTTTCTCCATTGGCCGAGTGTATTGACAAAAGACTGCTGGTTAATTTCCATGTTGTTTTGCCTTCTTTTATATCTGGAGAAATGGATGAGAACAGGTCTGTGTATTATGACCTACTGTTTATCTTCTTTATTTCTATTTTCAGGTCTGGGATCTTGGTGGGCAAGAAAGACTGAGGACATCATGGGCAACTTACTATCGCGGAACTCATGCTGTCATTGCAGTTATTGATAGCACTGACAGAGCCAGGATTTCCATTATGAAGGACGAGTTGTTCAGGTTGCTCCCACACGAGGATCTGCAAAGTGCGGTTCTACTAGTCTTTGCGAACAAACAGGACCTTAAAGATGCCATGACCCCTGCAGAGATAACCGATGCGCTTTCTCTTCATAGCATCAAGAACCATGATTGGCATATTCAAGCCTGCAGTGCCTTGACTGGTGACGGTTTATACGATGGTTTAGGGTGGATTGCGCAGCGAGTTCCTGGTAAAGCACCAACCTAGACGTCGTTAGACAAAGGAATATGTGTTTTTTATGTTTTCACGAGATTAATATCAAACTTCATGCCCTTGATGTAAGTTTTTATGTCATGTATTTGATACTGTCATTGCATTTCCTTGAAGACCTACTGGATTTGGTACATCTGAGCCTTTCTTATAACTGTGATGACTGACTTACTGCTTCAAGGATAAAGGAATACAATATTTAAAGATTCTTACTTTAAATTTCTAGCTTTTGTTTGGGCAGTGAGAACTACAGCAATGTTTATATCAACTGGAAATAGAGCTGGCCCAAAATGAAGAATTAACTCAAATTGCCGCTCATCTAttctcttaaactaaaaatagccggcgaatgtataatatatgtataattcatgtataacaTGTGTGCAAttgtgtataatttatgtataccggCTAAACAAAAGTAACCAGTAAATTTGATCAGCTATTTGTATAGCAATCTCGAAGCAAGGGAACTATTTTCCCTATGTAGATCGAGTGTATTCTTAGCAATGATATACATAAGATTTTACGTTACATTGCTGTTTTAAGACTTTACTAAATGTCCATTTTGCCTATGTAGATCGAGTGTCTTCTTTGTAAATGACGGTTGCTATATGATCTCTTTTAACTTTGAGAAATGAGATTTTCTGTATAAGGGGATCGTTTTTCTTATCTTAGCCTTCCGATTCTCATTTTATTCTTTGTTTGTTTGAATTCCTTGTGTCAGTTGCCAGTGCAATAGATGTTAAATTTGTAATTGTCCTTTAAGTATATTATTAAACAGTTTTGATTCTTTAAATTTTTAAAAGTGAATATTTTCTATTTCTTTACATATTTAATAAACTTGGACTGTCAAATTTAGTGAGAGCCATGAGAAAAGATttataaataaattcaataaTGTTCAATTTCTTCTTGGATTTCGATTTGTGGTGATTCAATAACTTTGATTTGTTGAACACCTTTCCGTATTTGAGCATTTAGCGAACTACGTTATAAACGATGAAAAATTGTAATGATTTCAATTGAACTACTAAAAAACGAAATATAATTTACGTCTAAAAATTAACTGAACTtgcaaaaataatttgaaaagcaaaaaataaaaaaaataaaaaaaggaaagaagaggtTCGAGTTATGACAACGTGTTCGACAAAGCGGTGGATTGTAATGGCTGTTGCTACATGGCTTCAAGTGTCTTCCCCATGCACAAGTGTCATCTTCCCTTGATAATCCTTCatgcaaaaatatattttttactttaattaaaaaaaaatattaaatatataatataaattattaatttaaaattaaataatttaaacgATTAGAATTTCAAACCCTAAATCTTGAATTCTCTGATTTCATATTGataaattcattaaatatatatagatatcAAATTCAGAACTCAACTATAGGCGCTTAAAGTTTTTAGACAAGTGAGAATTACTTAGTTGGTAAAATATCTCCACCCACGATCATTAGGTCCTGGGTTCAAGTCACGCTGGAGGAGAATTATGAAAACACTATAGATATTCCTAATTTAGAAgggaatttataaaaaaaaaatattattattctaAAATCTAAAATCATAAAGTTAAAATTCTGACTCTGATTCTAAAAATATTTGATCATGAAGGATAATTGTGAAAAAACTATAGATATTCCTAATTTGGGAGggaatttataaataaaaaatatatattattattcaaaaatccaaaatcttAAAGTTAAAATTCGGCTCCccttttcaaaatatttatacaaagtaTAGCTAAATAAAGTGATATACCAAAAACCAAACTATATCCGGAAACGCTTTGTCCGTTAATTTTCTCTCTTCTCCCCGCTTaaacaaaacaagaaaaatactactactactactgcaaCTTAATAGGAGAAGAAATGTCTACTATAATGGCCATTTCACACAGTCTTCTGAAGAAGACAATCGCACTTTACCACTCAACGTATACAGCTCCATTAATAGTCAAGACTTTGAGAATAAACAAGAAGCAACACAATTACAGCCCAAATCTCATTTCCATTTCAGCTCATATGATCAGAGGCTACGGATCAATACAGCAAGCTACTATTGTGCCTCCTGCTGTTCCAGAATTTGATCCAATCCCACCGGAAAAGCCGGCTGAAAAGCCACCTCTATCAACTCCGAGTCCGGGCCCTGGTTTTCCGGGTCATGATCCACCAGGGCCAGACATGCCTGGGCCACCGCCGGAGATTTCTCCACCGGGTGGTCCAGATGTTATACCTCCGGCTGTTCCGGAGATTGTTCCTCCAGGTGGGCCGGATGTTATACCTCCGGTCATCCCGGAGATTGTTCCGCCCGGTGGACCGGATGTTATACCTCCAAAGCTGCCGGAACCTGGGTCGCCGTACCCGACGGATATTCCGCCGCCCTTTATCACTTTTGGGCCTGTTGTTTTTAGGGCAGGTGAAAGATTTTGATGTTAGTGAAGGCTGATGATGAAGACGTTTTTATGTTCTTTTGGCAAGTATAGTGTTTGTTTCACTGGGAATTTCTACACTTTAACTTCAAGTTCCTTTAGATTTTTGTATAGATTCTTCTttacttttttatatatatatttaaacttCACATCAAAGTAGTGACCTAACTTTATTTCTATCCATGAAACTCTTATTTACTAGAATAATTAAGTTGTGatctatgttagaaatcatgtttaaacccTATATTACTTTCGATTTTACTTATTTTTTATGAACGCACTTCATTCTAGAGACAGGGAGACAGGGGACAACGGGTGATGGCAAGGAATTCAGGTTTGTGAAAAAACAGAATACTTGAGAATAATTTATTGATCtgattattttaaattcttacaAAAAGAACTTACTAAGATAGTAAACTGATTTAACAAAAAAATTTTTATTCTTCACGCTCGAACTCGAACCTTTTACTTAAGGATTTAAGTAAAGTACATACCAATAATGTAAATAATTTTACACCATAATAATCTTAAACTGTAAAAAAAATCCACTTACAGTGACTACACCCCTTGCCCCCCTTGTAT
Protein-coding sequences here:
- the LOC104092671 gene encoding uncharacterized protein; protein product: MGGFISRFWFMMFPAKEYKIVVVGLDNAGKTTTLYKLHLGEVVTTNPTVGSNVEELVYKNIRFEVWDLGGQERLRTSWATYYRGTHAVIAVIDSTDRARISIMKDELFRLLPHEDLQSAVLLVFANKQDLKDAMTPAEITDALSLHSIKNHDWHIQACSALTGDGLYDGLGWIAQRVPGKAPT